One window from the genome of Anolis sagrei isolate rAnoSag1 chromosome 4, rAnoSag1.mat, whole genome shotgun sequence encodes:
- the DNAJC5 gene encoding dnaJ homolog subfamily C member 5: MMGDQRQRSLSTSGESLYHVLGLDKNATSDDIKKSYRKLALKYHPDKNPDNPEAADKFKEINNAHAILTDATKRNIYDKYGSLGLYVAEQFGEENVNTYFVLSSWWAKALFVFCGLVTGCYCCCCLCCCCNCCCGKCKPKPPEGEEQEYYVSPEDLEAQLQSDEREASDTPIVIQPASATETTQLTADSHPSYHTDGFN; encoded by the exons ATGATGGGAGACCAGAGGCAACGTTCTTTGTCTACATCTGGGGAATCATTGTACCATGTTCTAGGACTGGACAAAAATGCCACCTCAGATGATATTAAGAAATCATACAG gaAACTTGCATTAAAATATCACCCTGATAAAAATCCAGATAATCCAGAAGCTGCAGATAAATTTAAAGAGATCAACAATGCACATGCGATATTGACTGATGCTACAAAACGAAATATCTATGATAAGTATGGTTCCTTGGGCCTCTATGTAGCAgagcagtttggagaagagaacgtGAACACATACTTTGTGCTGTCCAGCTGGTGGGCAAAG GCACTGTTTGTGTTCTGTGGGCTCGTCACAGGTTGCTATTGCTGTTGCTGTCTTTGTTGTTGCTGTAACTGTTGCTGTGGGAAGTGTAAACCGAAACCCCCTGAAGGCGAAGAGCAAGAATACTATGTCTCTCCTGAAGACTTGGAGGCGCAGCTACAGTCAGATGAGAGGG AGGCCTCAGATACCCCTATTGTGATACAGCCAGCCTCAGCCACAGAGACGACCCAGCTCACGGCAGACTCCCACCCCAGCTACCATACCGATGGATTTAATTAA